A genome region from Labrys wisconsinensis includes the following:
- the mdoH gene encoding glucans biosynthesis glucosyltransferase MdoH: MDTVTPAPIEAPPATQAGGRLAHPPGAVPPERPLAMPVQSLTHWTRAEQRSWTNRAMRAVPWFARAVVFLGMAALTAYGGWQMYKVVDVGGITVLEWALVTLFILNFSWIAVAFTSSLVGLIHLLFRRRRLPPLPEALHSRTAVLMPIYNEAPSRVFAAMQAIIESVTATGCGRAFEYFFVSDTTDPDVWIAEERAFLALRRRLGPDVAVWYRHRPKNTNRKAGNIADWVTRWGGAYDHMLVLDADSLMTGEAIVRLAAAMEKDSDAGIIQTLPLIINRNTLFARIQQFAARVYGPVIADGLAVWMGYDGNYWGHNAIIRTAAFAAHCGMPDLSGKPPFGGHILSHDFVEAALMRRAGYAVYMLTDVTGSYEESPPSLIDLAARDRRWCQGNLQHARVIGSRGFHPATRQHFATGIFSYLASPLWLLQLLVGLTLALQAHYIRPEYFTNEFSLFPSWPLFDAERALGLFAGTMGILLAPKFFGMIVMLVDRDARRACGGGIRLILSTLLEIILSALLAPTMMLVQSGSVFEILLGRDSGWKPQRRDDGSIPFGDIVRRHRWHTALGALAGIAAYVMSPYLFAWMSPTIVGLLLSIPLSWASGQLWLGLGLKRLGLLMTPEETLPPPIASRANALSQELAAAGEDDENALQVLHADGDFRDLHEAMLPPGARSERGRFEQDRVMAFAKITEARTLEEACKWLTPKERFLALHDRAMIGLLANLPAEAKA; the protein is encoded by the coding sequence ATGGACACCGTGACCCCTGCGCCCATCGAGGCTCCGCCGGCGACGCAAGCCGGGGGCCGCCTCGCCCATCCGCCCGGCGCCGTGCCGCCGGAGCGGCCGCTGGCCATGCCGGTGCAGTCGCTGACGCACTGGACGCGCGCCGAGCAGAGGAGCTGGACCAACCGGGCGATGCGCGCCGTGCCGTGGTTCGCCCGCGCCGTCGTGTTCCTCGGCATGGCCGCCCTCACCGCCTATGGCGGCTGGCAGATGTACAAGGTGGTCGACGTCGGCGGCATCACCGTGCTGGAATGGGCGCTGGTGACGCTGTTCATCCTGAACTTCTCCTGGATCGCCGTCGCCTTCACCTCCAGCCTGGTCGGCCTGATCCATCTCCTGTTCCGCCGGCGCCGGCTGCCGCCGCTGCCCGAGGCGCTGCATTCGCGCACCGCCGTGCTGATGCCGATCTACAACGAAGCGCCGAGCCGGGTGTTCGCCGCCATGCAGGCGATCATCGAATCGGTGACGGCGACCGGCTGCGGACGCGCCTTCGAGTATTTCTTCGTCTCGGATACGACGGACCCGGACGTGTGGATCGCCGAGGAGCGGGCCTTCCTCGCCCTGCGCCGGCGCCTCGGCCCCGACGTCGCCGTCTGGTATCGCCACCGGCCCAAGAACACCAACCGCAAGGCCGGCAACATCGCCGACTGGGTGACGCGCTGGGGCGGGGCCTATGACCACATGCTGGTGCTCGACGCCGACAGCCTGATGACCGGCGAGGCGATCGTGCGTCTGGCGGCGGCGATGGAGAAGGATTCCGACGCCGGCATCATCCAGACCCTGCCCCTGATCATCAATCGCAACACGCTGTTCGCCCGCATCCAGCAGTTCGCCGCACGGGTCTACGGCCCGGTGATCGCCGACGGTCTCGCCGTCTGGATGGGGTATGACGGCAATTACTGGGGCCACAACGCCATCATCCGCACCGCCGCCTTCGCGGCCCATTGCGGCATGCCGGACCTCTCGGGCAAGCCGCCCTTCGGCGGCCACATCCTCAGCCACGACTTCGTCGAGGCGGCGCTGATGCGACGCGCCGGCTACGCCGTCTACATGCTGACCGACGTGACCGGCTCCTACGAGGAGAGCCCGCCCTCGCTGATCGACCTGGCGGCGCGCGACCGGCGCTGGTGCCAGGGCAACCTGCAGCACGCCCGGGTGATCGGCTCGCGCGGCTTCCATCCGGCGACGCGCCAGCATTTCGCCACCGGCATCTTCAGCTACCTCGCCAGCCCGCTCTGGCTCCTGCAGCTGCTGGTCGGCCTGACGCTCGCCCTGCAGGCGCACTATATCCGGCCGGAATATTTCACCAACGAGTTCTCCCTGTTCCCGAGCTGGCCGCTGTTCGACGCCGAGCGCGCGCTCGGCCTGTTCGCCGGCACCATGGGCATCCTGCTGGCGCCGAAATTCTTCGGCATGATCGTGATGCTCGTGGACCGGGACGCCCGGCGCGCCTGCGGCGGCGGCATCAGGCTGATCCTGTCGACGCTCCTGGAGATCATCCTCTCCGCCCTGCTGGCGCCGACCATGATGCTGGTCCAGTCCGGCTCGGTGTTCGAGATCCTGCTCGGGCGCGATTCCGGCTGGAAGCCGCAGCGCCGCGACGACGGCTCGATCCCCTTCGGCGACATCGTGCGCCGGCACCGCTGGCACACCGCGCTCGGGGCGCTCGCCGGCATCGCCGCCTATGTGATGTCGCCCTATCTCTTCGCCTGGATGTCGCCGACCATCGTCGGCCTGCTCCTGTCCATCCCGCTGTCCTGGGCCTCGGGCCAGCTCTGGCTCGGCCTCGGGCTGAAGCGGCTCGGTCTCCTGATGACACCGGAGGAGACCCTGCCCCCGCCGATCGCCTCGCGTGCCAACGCCCTCAGCCAGGAACTCGCCGCCGCCGGCGAGGACGACGAGAATGCGCTGCAGGTGCTGCACGCCGACGGGGATTTCCGCGACCTGCACGAGGCGATGCTGCCGCCAGGCGCCCGCTCCGAGCGCGGCAGGTTCGAACAGGACCGGGTGATGGCCTTTGCCAAGATCACCGAGGCGCGCACGCTGGAGGAGGCCTGCAAATGGCTGACGCCGAAGGAGCGCTTCCTGGCGCTGCACGACCGCGCGATGATCGGGCTGCTGGCGAACCTGCCGGCCGAGGCGAAAGCGTGA
- a CDS encoding nucleotidyltransferase family protein, producing MAEDAEDAARAHRLEAIIRADPGLMRLLAVLRDLGLPQWRLVAGCLYQTVWNVLTGQPRGTGIRDYDLAYFDEDLSWEAEDAVIRRVAAATRGGVGPVEARNQARVHLWFESRFGAACPPLASADASLGRYASVVHALGVRLEQDGRLDIAAPFGLHDLFAMIVRPNHALDNAAAHRAKAERAKAIWPQLTVLPWQPREQP from the coding sequence TTGGCCGAGGACGCGGAGGACGCGGCGCGGGCGCATCGCCTCGAGGCGATCATCCGGGCCGATCCCGGGCTGATGCGGCTTCTTGCCGTGCTGCGCGATCTCGGCCTGCCGCAATGGCGGCTCGTTGCCGGCTGCCTCTACCAGACCGTGTGGAACGTCCTGACCGGCCAGCCGCGCGGCACCGGCATCCGGGACTACGACCTCGCCTATTTCGACGAGGATCTCTCCTGGGAGGCGGAGGATGCGGTCATCCGGCGCGTCGCCGCGGCGACGCGCGGCGGCGTCGGCCCGGTGGAGGCGCGCAACCAGGCGCGGGTGCATCTGTGGTTCGAGAGCCGCTTCGGCGCCGCCTGTCCGCCGCTGGCCAGCGCCGACGCCTCGCTCGGGCGCTACGCCTCGGTGGTGCATGCGCTCGGCGTGCGGCTGGAGCAGGATGGCCGGCTCGATATCGCCGCGCCGTTCGGCCTGCACGACCTCTTCGCCATGATCGTCCGGCCGAACCACGCCCTCGACAACGCGGCGGCGCACCGCGCCAAGGCCGAGCGCGCGAAGGCGATCTGGCCGCAGCTCACGGTGCTGCCCTGGCAACCCCGGGAGCAACCCTAG
- the ntrX gene encoding nitrogen assimilation response regulator NtrX yields the protein MATDILIVDDEADIRDLVAGILEDEGHGARTAKDSDTALAAVEQRRPQLIFLDIWMQGSRLDGLQLLDVLKTAHPEVPVVMISGHGNIETAVAAIRRGAYDFIEKPFKADRLVLVADRALEASRLKREVNELRQISGTATRLVGRSSAVNQLRQVIEKSAPTNSRIMVAGPPGAGKELAARTIHQLSTRSKGPFVVVNAASLTPETMEPELFGVEGDARTRKVGALEEAHGGTLFIDEVADMPRETQGKILRVLVDQSFVRVGGATKVHVDVRIISSTARDLAMEVADGHFREDLLHRLSVVPIRVPALSERREDIPELVEHFQAQISQATGLQRRIVGDDAMAVLQSHEWPGNVRQLRNNVERLMILAGGEPEAVISADMLPPEIGALVPTRPNGQGGEHLMGLPLREAREIFEREYLVAQINRFGGNISRTAEFVGMERSALHRKLKSLGVGA from the coding sequence ATGGCAACCGATATCCTGATCGTCGACGATGAGGCCGATATCCGCGACCTCGTCGCCGGCATCCTCGAAGACGAAGGCCACGGTGCGCGCACCGCCAAGGATTCCGACACCGCCCTGGCGGCCGTCGAGCAGCGCCGGCCCCAGCTGATCTTCCTCGATATCTGGATGCAGGGATCGCGCCTCGACGGGCTGCAACTGCTCGATGTCCTGAAGACCGCCCATCCCGAAGTGCCCGTCGTGATGATCTCCGGCCACGGCAATATCGAGACCGCCGTCGCCGCCATCCGGCGCGGCGCCTACGACTTCATCGAGAAGCCGTTCAAGGCGGACCGCCTGGTGCTGGTGGCGGACCGGGCGCTGGAGGCCTCGCGCCTCAAGCGCGAGGTGAACGAGCTGCGCCAGATCTCGGGCACGGCGACGCGCCTGGTCGGCCGCTCCTCGGCCGTCAACCAGCTCAGGCAGGTGATCGAGAAGTCTGCCCCGACCAACAGCCGCATCATGGTCGCCGGCCCGCCCGGCGCAGGCAAGGAGCTCGCCGCCCGCACCATCCATCAGCTTTCGACCCGTTCGAAGGGGCCTTTCGTGGTGGTCAACGCCGCCTCGCTGACGCCGGAGACCATGGAGCCGGAGCTGTTCGGCGTGGAGGGCGATGCCCGCACCCGCAAGGTCGGCGCGCTGGAGGAGGCGCATGGCGGCACGCTGTTCATCGACGAGGTCGCCGACATGCCGCGCGAGACCCAGGGCAAGATCCTGCGGGTCCTGGTCGACCAGAGCTTCGTCCGCGTCGGCGGCGCCACCAAGGTGCATGTCGATGTGCGTATCATCTCCTCCACGGCGCGCGACCTGGCGATGGAGGTGGCGGACGGTCATTTCCGCGAGGACCTGCTGCACCGACTCTCGGTGGTGCCGATCCGCGTTCCCGCCCTGTCCGAGCGGCGCGAGGACATCCCGGAGCTCGTCGAGCACTTCCAGGCCCAGATCTCCCAGGCCACGGGCCTGCAGCGCCGCATCGTCGGCGACGACGCCATGGCGGTGCTGCAGTCGCACGAATGGCCGGGCAACGTCCGCCAGCTGCGCAACAATGTCGAGCGCCTGATGATCCTGGCCGGCGGCGAGCCCGAGGCGGTGATCAGCGCCGACATGCTGCCGCCGGAGATCGGCGCCTTGGTGCCGACGCGCCCGAACGGGCAGGGCGGCGAGCACCTGATGGGGCTGCCGCTGCGCGAAGCGCGCGAGATCTTCGAGCGCGAATATCTCGTGGCGCAGATCAACCGGTTCGGCGGCAATATCTCCCGCACGGCGGAGTTCGTCGGCATGGAGCGCTCGGCGCTGCATCGCAAGCTGAAGTCGCTGGGCGTGGGCGCCTGA
- a CDS encoding glycosyltransferase family 4 protein, translated as MRSPVGGIFRHVLDLAAEQSANGHLVGIVLDSSTGGAFEADKIAAATRHLALGVTRLPIARRVRPADMLAAWRVYKAVRDLEPDVLHGHGAKGGALARIVGTILARRGRPVARFYTPHGGSLHFPKTSHSGRFYFAVERMLERFCDGLIHVSCYEAMAYREKVGKPRCGASVVVNGLRREEFEEVVPAADARDIVYMGMMRDLKGPDVLIRAVAAIRDRTGRAPTVAMIGDGPDLASYRRLVEDLGLSQAVAFHAPMPTRRGMAHGHLMVVPSRAESMPYIVLESIAAALPLVATSVGGIPEVVGAAPSRLVPPGEIEAMADAIERALSDPVRTRTRALLARATLRERFTVEAMADATERLYAAALGQSVRGAKTAGVPSLQPAE; from the coding sequence GTGCGCTCGCCCGTCGGGGGCATCTTTCGACATGTCCTCGATCTCGCGGCCGAGCAGTCGGCGAACGGCCATCTCGTCGGGATCGTGCTGGATTCCTCGACCGGCGGCGCCTTCGAGGCCGACAAGATCGCGGCCGCGACGCGGCATCTGGCGCTGGGCGTGACCCGCCTGCCGATCGCCCGCCGGGTGCGCCCCGCCGACATGCTCGCGGCCTGGCGCGTCTACAAGGCGGTGCGCGACCTCGAGCCCGACGTGCTGCATGGCCACGGCGCCAAGGGCGGCGCGCTCGCCCGGATCGTCGGGACCATCCTGGCGCGCCGGGGCCGCCCGGTGGCGCGCTTCTACACGCCGCATGGCGGCAGCCTGCATTTCCCGAAGACGAGCCATTCCGGCCGCTTCTACTTCGCGGTCGAGCGCATGCTGGAACGCTTCTGCGACGGGCTGATCCATGTCAGCTGCTACGAGGCCATGGCCTATCGCGAGAAGGTCGGCAAGCCGCGCTGCGGGGCCAGCGTCGTGGTCAACGGGCTCAGGCGCGAGGAGTTCGAGGAGGTCGTGCCCGCCGCCGATGCACGCGACATCGTGTACATGGGCATGATGCGCGACCTCAAGGGGCCGGACGTGCTGATCCGGGCGGTGGCGGCCATCCGCGACCGGACCGGGCGCGCGCCCACCGTCGCCATGATCGGCGACGGCCCGGATCTCGCCTCCTATCGCAGGCTGGTCGAGGATCTCGGCCTTTCGCAGGCGGTCGCCTTCCACGCCCCGATGCCGACGCGGCGGGGCATGGCGCATGGCCATCTCATGGTGGTGCCGTCGCGGGCCGAATCCATGCCCTACATCGTGCTGGAATCGATCGCGGCCGCCCTGCCTCTGGTGGCGACCAGCGTCGGTGGCATCCCGGAAGTCGTCGGTGCCGCCCCCAGCCGGCTGGTGCCGCCCGGCGAGATCGAGGCGATGGCCGACGCGATCGAACGCGCCCTCTCCGATCCGGTGCGCACGCGCACGAGGGCGTTGCTGGCGCGTGCGACGCTGCGCGAGCGCTTCACCGTCGAGGCGATGGCGGACGCGACCGAGCGGCTCTATGCCGCCGCGCTCGGCCAGAGCGTCCGTGGCGCCAAGACGGCCGGCGTGCCGAGCCTGCAGCCGGCGGAGTGA
- a CDS encoding glycosyltransferase — protein sequence MPERLLVLLPADGHGGCEYNALSFARFAARTLGLAVATAFPSTATTQFLGELADANGLPWHDLRITFEADDDAERFAAQRACTAALIEAVRPDAVFLAMPWPARGGGVIAACADAGIPALVKFALVPEVLHGPPEPVAARLRQAIGQRQLWFANSRHSAALLERHLGLAPGAVDHFHVGPIGLRDLLDEAETGSAIAPAAARRLVRDTFSLPDEALVVTTVARLSMQKGYDTLLEAAALLRDDPRLRFLWVGEGELRPALEAGIAERGLAGRVVLAGFRRDVRQLLRGSDIFALPTVYEGGCSQALLEAMEEGLAIAVTRASAVAEVAQDEVEALLADVGDAEGLAARIRRLADDAPLRRRLGAAAARRARLFSREVMFKQTVLRLDRLLGTGHAAHPDLAAVDLESPAFSRADRPEPAARRAESGFAKILRIFARFR from the coding sequence GTGCCCGAAAGGCTGCTGGTCCTGCTGCCGGCCGACGGCCATGGCGGCTGCGAATACAATGCGCTGAGCTTCGCCAGGTTCGCGGCCCGGACGCTCGGCCTCGCGGTCGCGACCGCCTTTCCCAGCACGGCCACGACGCAGTTCCTCGGCGAGCTGGCCGACGCGAACGGCCTGCCCTGGCACGATCTGCGCATCACCTTCGAGGCGGACGACGACGCGGAGCGCTTCGCGGCGCAGCGGGCCTGCACCGCCGCGCTGATCGAGGCCGTGCGGCCGGATGCGGTGTTCCTGGCCATGCCCTGGCCGGCCCGCGGCGGCGGCGTGATCGCGGCCTGCGCCGACGCCGGCATTCCCGCGCTGGTGAAGTTCGCCCTGGTGCCGGAGGTGCTCCACGGGCCGCCCGAGCCGGTGGCGGCACGGTTGCGGCAGGCGATCGGGCAACGCCAGCTCTGGTTTGCCAATTCGCGCCACAGCGCCGCCCTGCTGGAGCGCCATCTCGGCCTCGCACCCGGCGCGGTCGATCATTTCCATGTCGGGCCGATCGGCCTGCGCGACCTCCTCGACGAGGCCGAGACGGGAAGCGCGATCGCCCCGGCCGCGGCGCGGCGCCTCGTCCGCGACACGTTCTCCCTGCCGGACGAGGCGCTGGTGGTGACCACGGTCGCCCGGCTGTCGATGCAGAAGGGATACGACACGCTGCTGGAGGCCGCCGCGCTGCTGCGAGACGATCCGCGCCTGCGCTTCCTCTGGGTCGGCGAGGGCGAATTGCGCCCGGCGCTCGAGGCCGGCATCGCCGAGCGTGGCCTCGCCGGCCGGGTCGTCCTGGCCGGCTTTCGCCGCGACGTCCGACAGCTGCTGCGCGGCAGCGACATCTTCGCGCTGCCGACCGTCTATGAAGGCGGCTGCTCGCAGGCCTTGCTCGAGGCGATGGAGGAGGGGCTGGCGATCGCCGTCACCCGCGCCAGCGCGGTGGCGGAGGTCGCGCAGGACGAGGTCGAGGCGCTGCTCGCCGACGTCGGCGACGCCGAGGGGCTGGCGGCGCGCATCCGCCGGCTGGCCGACGACGCGCCGCTGCGCCGCCGGCTCGGCGCCGCCGCCGCCCGGCGTGCCCGTCTCTTCTCCCGCGAAGTGATGTTCAAGCAGACGGTGCTGCGTCTCGACCGGCTGCTCGGCACCGGTCATGCCGCCCATCCCGACCTGGCGGCGGTCGACCTCGAATCCCCTGCCTTCTCCCGCGCCGATCGGCCCGAGCCCGCCGCGCGCCGGGCCGAGTCCGGATTCGCTAAAATTTTAAGGATTTTCGCAAGGTTCCGTTGA
- the glmU gene encoding bifunctional UDP-N-acetylglucosamine diphosphorylase/glucosamine-1-phosphate N-acetyltransferase GlmU produces MSERAVAVVLAAGEGTRMKSAVPKVLHKVAGRSMLGHVLDAAAQAGIGRAAVVVGPDRADVEAEARTAAPGAAVFVQAERLGTAHAVLAAREAFGGDDVVVLYGDTPLLSPPTLRRLTDALAEGAAVVVLGFEPAEPTGYGRLIVEGGELVRIVEEKDASPAERSIRLCNGGLMALAGAHARALLEAIGNANAKGEFYLTDAVEIARGRGLTAVAETVAEEEVMGVNDRLQLAAAEAVLQRRLRERAMREGATLVAPETVFLSHDTRIGRDVLIEPWCWFGPGVTVADGAVVHGFSHLEGAHVGPAASVGPYGRLRPGTRLGRKAKVGNFVEVKAADVEEGAKINHLTYIGDARVGANANIGAGTITCNYDGFFKQHTDIGADAFVGSNSALVAPVKIGDGANIGAGSVITKDVEPGALAVARGRQVEIAGWARTFRARRAAEKAGKAKD; encoded by the coding sequence ATGTCAGAACGTGCCGTCGCCGTGGTCCTCGCTGCCGGCGAGGGGACGCGCATGAAATCCGCGGTGCCCAAGGTGCTGCACAAGGTCGCGGGCCGCTCCATGCTCGGCCATGTGCTCGACGCAGCCGCGCAGGCGGGGATCGGCCGGGCCGCGGTGGTGGTCGGGCCGGACAGGGCCGACGTGGAGGCGGAAGCCAGGACGGCGGCGCCCGGCGCTGCTGTCTTCGTCCAGGCCGAGCGGCTCGGCACCGCCCATGCGGTGCTGGCGGCGCGCGAAGCCTTCGGCGGCGACGACGTCGTGGTGCTCTACGGCGACACGCCGCTGCTCAGCCCGCCGACGCTGCGCAGACTGACCGATGCGCTCGCCGAGGGCGCCGCCGTCGTGGTGCTCGGCTTCGAGCCGGCCGAGCCGACCGGCTATGGCCGCCTGATCGTCGAGGGCGGCGAGCTCGTGAGGATCGTGGAGGAGAAGGACGCCTCGCCGGCCGAGCGGTCCATTCGCCTGTGCAACGGCGGCCTGATGGCGCTGGCGGGCGCGCATGCCCGGGCCCTGCTCGAGGCGATCGGCAACGCCAATGCCAAGGGGGAGTTCTACCTCACGGATGCCGTCGAGATCGCCCGCGGGCGCGGGCTCACCGCCGTGGCCGAGACGGTGGCCGAGGAGGAGGTGATGGGCGTCAACGACCGCTTGCAGCTGGCCGCGGCCGAGGCGGTGCTGCAGCGGCGCCTGCGCGAGCGGGCGATGCGCGAGGGGGCGACGCTGGTCGCGCCCGAGACGGTGTTCCTGTCGCACGACACGCGCATCGGCCGCGACGTGCTGATCGAGCCCTGGTGCTGGTTCGGCCCCGGCGTCACGGTCGCGGACGGCGCGGTCGTGCACGGCTTCTCGCACCTGGAAGGGGCGCATGTCGGGCCGGCGGCCAGCGTCGGGCCCTATGGACGGCTGCGGCCGGGCACCAGGCTCGGGCGCAAGGCCAAGGTCGGCAATTTCGTCGAGGTGAAGGCCGCCGACGTGGAGGAGGGGGCCAAGATCAACCACCTCACCTATATCGGCGATGCCCGGGTCGGCGCCAATGCCAATATCGGGGCCGGCACGATCACCTGCAACTATGACGGCTTCTTCAAGCAGCACACCGATATCGGGGCGGACGCCTTCGTCGGCTCGAACTCGGCGCTGGTCGCGCCGGTCAAGATCGGCGACGGCGCCAATATCGGCGCCGGCTCGGTGATCACCAAGGACGTCGAGCCGGGGGCGCTGGCGGTGGCGCGCGGCCGCCAGGTCGAGATCGCCGGCTGGGCCAGGACCTTCCGGGCCCGGCGCGCGGCCGAGAAGGCCGGCAAGGCTAAGGACTGA
- a CDS encoding HD-GYP domain-containing protein → MPDLLAIVDDGPGAKQLMSVARSYFTIEIVESATLCDATDLPDGDLYVDVDLGDGALVSSLRRMLTARRSNGRMIFAVPRGVHAAMVQAYALGATDLVPLPIGPAQLAQRLSTALSLLPGNSTDATSAAGAQALVDGAGVLRSIFAAARGVGQIDLAFLGHASQAVADTIADEGFGRWIATVQRHHHGTFQHSLLVAGGAAAFGHHLGMRRSDVERLATAGLLHDIGKARVPLEILDKVTRLTEAEMAVMRSHTVIGHDILSTRSDVPAELLDVVRHHHEYLDGSGYPDGLTAAEIPDLVRVVTITDVFAALIERRSYKRPLPGPVAFEIVHGMSGRLEEALIRAFRPVAMSVSAP, encoded by the coding sequence ATGCCGGATCTGCTTGCGATCGTCGACGACGGCCCGGGCGCCAAGCAGCTGATGTCCGTCGCCCGCTCCTATTTCACGATCGAGATCGTGGAATCCGCGACCCTGTGCGACGCGACCGACCTGCCGGACGGCGATCTCTATGTCGATGTCGATCTCGGCGACGGTGCGCTCGTCTCGAGCCTGCGGCGGATGCTGACGGCGCGGCGGAGCAATGGGCGCATGATCTTCGCCGTGCCGCGAGGCGTGCATGCGGCGATGGTCCAGGCCTATGCGCTGGGCGCGACCGACCTCGTGCCCCTGCCGATCGGCCCGGCACAGCTCGCCCAACGACTTTCCACGGCCCTGAGCCTGCTGCCGGGCAATTCCACGGACGCGACGAGCGCCGCCGGCGCGCAGGCCCTGGTCGACGGCGCCGGCGTGCTGCGCAGCATCTTCGCGGCGGCGCGCGGCGTTGGGCAGATCGACCTCGCCTTTCTCGGCCATGCCTCGCAGGCGGTCGCCGACACGATCGCCGACGAAGGCTTCGGCCGCTGGATCGCCACGGTGCAGCGCCACCACCACGGCACCTTCCAGCATTCGCTGCTGGTGGCCGGGGGGGCGGCGGCCTTCGGCCATCATCTCGGCATGCGCCGGAGCGATGTCGAGCGCCTCGCCACGGCCGGCCTGCTGCACGACATCGGCAAGGCGCGGGTCCCGCTCGAGATCCTCGACAAGGTCACCCGGCTGACCGAGGCGGAGATGGCCGTCATGCGGTCCCACACGGTGATCGGCCACGACATCCTGTCGACCCGCAGCGACGTTCCCGCCGAGCTGCTCGACGTCGTGCGCCACCATCACGAATATCTCGACGGCAGCGGCTATCCCGACGGGCTGACGGCGGCGGAAATCCCGGACCTGGTCCGCGTCGTGACCATCACGGACGTGTTCGCCGCCCTGATCGAGCGGCGCAGCTACAAGCGTCCCTTGCCCGGTCCGGTCGCCTTCGAGATCGTCCACGGCATGTCGGGACGGCTGGAGGAGGCGCTGATCCGCGCCTTCCGGCCGGTCGCCATGAGCGTCAGCGCACCGTAA
- a CDS encoding glucan biosynthesis protein, with translation MNRRDILKLAALAPGLLAWPRPGQAAINAPGLKPGETFSHDALLAYARELTKTPYQAPDTTLPAPFQDLDYEHYVAIRFRPERAVWSAEQRGFVVEPLHRGFIYAAPVDLFTIEDGRVLLVPYDASLFDFGGLKGPAPDASFGFSGFRLKAPFDAPDRFDDFAIFQGASYFRAIARAQSYGAVARGLAINTGESDGEQFPFFRAFWIERPQPGAGALVVHALLDSEAATGAFRLTLRPGDMTLVDVETTIIPRVAIDHVGIAPLNSMYLFGANDRHNVDDVRVAVHESSGLQMLSGTGEWIWRPLQNPETLQISAFADKNPRGFGLLQRNRDVAAFEDEGHRYERQPSVWITPSGDWGEGSIQLVEIPSDAEIHDNIVAYWRPKVPLDPGKDYTFSYRTNWCWSPPDKPQTAIAHETRAGAAGGKNRRFVIDFEGDIFADTDSLKGIVPGVSVNPGKVRDVAFSPDPSRRLGRLSFTLDPDNETYSEMRAVLNKDGKPVSETWLYRWTP, from the coding sequence ATGAACCGCCGCGACATCCTCAAACTTGCCGCTCTCGCTCCCGGCCTGCTCGCCTGGCCGAGGCCCGGCCAGGCCGCGATCAACGCTCCCGGATTGAAGCCCGGCGAGACGTTCTCGCACGATGCCCTGCTCGCCTATGCCCGCGAGCTCACCAAGACCCCGTACCAGGCGCCGGACACCACCCTGCCCGCGCCCTTCCAGGACCTGGACTACGAGCACTACGTCGCCATCCGCTTCCGGCCCGAGCGGGCGGTGTGGAGCGCCGAGCAGCGCGGCTTCGTGGTCGAGCCGCTCCACCGCGGCTTCATCTATGCCGCCCCGGTCGATCTCTTCACCATCGAGGACGGCCGGGTCCTGCTCGTGCCCTACGATGCCAGCCTGTTCGATTTCGGCGGCCTCAAGGGACCGGCTCCGGACGCGAGCTTCGGCTTCTCCGGCTTCCGCCTCAAGGCGCCCTTCGACGCGCCCGACCGTTTCGACGACTTCGCCATCTTCCAGGGGGCGAGCTATTTCCGCGCCATCGCCCGGGCCCAGAGCTACGGCGCCGTGGCGCGTGGCCTGGCGATCAACACCGGCGAGTCGGACGGCGAGCAATTTCCCTTCTTCCGCGCCTTCTGGATCGAGCGCCCGCAGCCCGGCGCCGGGGCGCTGGTGGTGCACGCCCTGCTCGATTCGGAGGCGGCGACCGGCGCCTTCCGCCTGACGCTGCGGCCCGGCGACATGACGCTGGTCGACGTGGAGACGACCATCATCCCGCGCGTCGCCATCGACCATGTCGGCATCGCCCCTCTCAACTCGATGTATCTGTTCGGCGCCAACGACCGGCACAATGTCGACGACGTGCGCGTCGCCGTGCACGAATCCTCCGGCCTGCAGATGCTCAGCGGCACCGGCGAATGGATCTGGCGGCCGCTGCAGAATCCGGAGACGCTGCAGATCTCCGCCTTCGCCGACAAGAACCCGCGCGGCTTCGGCCTGCTGCAGCGCAACCGCGACGTTGCGGCCTTCGAGGACGAGGGGCACCGCTACGAGCGCCAGCCGAGCGTATGGATCACCCCCTCCGGCGACTGGGGCGAGGGCTCGATCCAACTCGTGGAGATCCCGAGCGACGCCGAGATCCACGACAACATCGTCGCCTATTGGCGGCCGAAAGTGCCGCTGGACCCCGGCAAGGACTATACGTTCTCATACCGGACCAACTGGTGCTGGTCGCCGCCCGACAAGCCGCAGACCGCCATCGCCCACGAGACGCGGGCGGGCGCGGCCGGCGGCAAGAACCGGCGCTTCGTCATCGATTTCGAAGGCGACATCTTCGCCGACACCGACAGCCTGAAGGGCATCGTGCCGGGCGTCTCGGTCAATCCGGGCAAGGTGCGCGACGTCGCCTTCTCGCCGGACCCCTCGCGTCGGCTCGGACGGTTGTCGTTCACTCTCGATCCGGATAACGAAACCTATTCGGAAATGCGGGCCGTCCTCAACAAGGACGGCAAGCCCGTGAGCGAAACCTGGCTCTATCGATGGACACCGTGA